One genomic segment of Mus pahari chromosome 4, PAHARI_EIJ_v1.1, whole genome shotgun sequence includes these proteins:
- the C4H4orf3 gene encoding uncharacterized protein C4orf3 homolog, protein MEVSQAASGTDGVRERRSPFEAGRRNQDEAPQSGTNGLPKHSYWLDLWLFILFDLVLFVFVYLLP, encoded by the exons ATGGAGGTGAGCCAGGCGGCGTCTGGCACCGACGGTGTCCGGGAACGGAGGAGCCCGTTCGAAGCTGGAAGGAGGAACCAAGATGAGGCACCTCAGTCCGGGACGAACGGGCTTCCGAAACACTCCTACTGGCTGGATCTCTGGCTCTTCATCCTTTTCGACCTGGTCTTGTTCGTCTTCGTGTACCTCTTGCCCTG A